The Actinosynnema mirum DSM 43827 genomic interval GCGGTGCTCGCGGAGGCGTTGCACGACAGTCCGCTGGCCGAGCACTACGAGCCCGACGGCGCGCGGCGGCGGGAGGTGTTGGAGCTCAAGTTCGGGGCCGTGGTCGCGGATTGGTTGACGGAGCCTGCGCTGCCCGCGGTTCGGGCCTGGTTGACGCCGTGCCGGTCGGCTGCCGCTGTGTGGACGCACGCTGATTACCGGCCCGAGCCCGTGGAGGAGTTGGAGACCGCGCGGTGGGGCGCCGACCAGATCGGGCCGTTCGGGGCCGCCCGGTACGAGCGGGCGGTGGCGTTGGCCGAGGAGCGTGAGCCCGAGGTGCCGCATCATCGGCTGCGGGCGTTGGCGACCGTGCCGCACCGACGTCGGAGTGGGCTCGCCTCGGTGGTGCTGGAGCCGGGGCTGCGGTGGTGCGACGAAGGGCTTGTGCCCGCTTATCTGTGGACCGCGGGTGACGAGGTGCTGCCGTTCTACCGGATGCACGGGTTCGACGTGCTGTGGACGCAGCCGGTGGCCGGTGGGTTGCGGTTGCACGGGTTGTGGCGGGAGCCGGTGGCCGGGGGCGTCGTGGAGGGGCGCATTCCGCGTAGTCGTGGGCGCAGCCCTGAGAGCTGAGCGCCTGGGGGAGGGGGTGGGGCCTGCGCCGGGGGTGTGGGGGGTCAATTCGGTCACCAGGTCACCGGTAGGCGCACCACTCGGCGCACCAGCAGGTCGCGGCGCCAGTCCAGCACCTCCTCCGCCGCCAGGCGCACGGTCGGCACTCGGTGCAGCAGGGCGGTCAGGGCCACCTCCAGGAGTTCGGCCACCACACCGGGGCCCAGGCAGTGGTGCCGGGTCGGGGCCGGGCCTGCCTCGCGGCGGAAGTCCAGGGCGTCCGCGCCCGGCGCGGACGCGGGCACCACGGCGTCGCCCGCGCGGATCAGGGCGCCGCCCAGCTCCACGTCCTCGGTGGCGTAGCGGGCGCACGCGGCGCCCGGTGGGAACGGCACGCGGCGCAGCAGCTCCTGCGCGGCCAGCGGCAGCAGTTCCGGCTCCTCGCGCAGCAGGCGCGCGTGCTCCGGGTGCGCCAGCAGCACGTACGCGCAGTTCGCCAGCTGCGTCGCCACCCCGTCGCCCGCCAGCAGCACGCCGCCGACCACCTCCAGCAGCTCGCCCCTGGTCAGCTCGGGCTCCGCGCGCACCAGGGCCGTCACCAGGTCCGCGCGCGGGCGCGCCCTGCGCTCGGCCACCAGGCCGTCCGTGTACGCGGTGACCAGCTCGCGGGAGCGGCCGGTGTCGCCGCCCACCGCGAACGCGGTGAACCAGTCCAGGAACACCGCGCGGTCCGCGTACGGCACGCCCACGAGCTCGCAGGTCGCCTCCGCGCTCAGCGGCGCGGTGAAGCGGTCCACCAGGTCCGCCGGGCCGCCCGCGTCCAGCACGCCGTCCAGGAGGGTGTCCGCGATGCCCAGCAGCCTCGGGCGCAGCGCGGACAGGTCGGGGCCCGCCGGGACCTGGCAGTCGGCCAGCACCCTGCGCAGCCGCGCCCGGTCGCCGTCGTCGCGCTCGCGGGCGGGTGGGACGGCCCGGCCGGGCAGCAGCGGCGGCCTGCTCTCGGCCGCGCTGGTGAACCGGTGGTCGTCCTGCAGCGCGCTGATGTCCTCGCGCCGCGTCACCAGCCACGCCTCGGCGCCGAACGGCACGCTCACCGACGTCAGGCCGGAGCGCTCGCCGGGCGGTTCCAGGCGGACCGGCGGGCCGGACGGGTGCGGCAGGGTCGGGGCTGCGGGCATGGGCTGCCTCCGCTCGCGGGCTTCTCCGCCTGACCGGCGGCGCGATGGGGTCGAGCGCGGGGAACACCGCTCGTGCGGTCTCAAGGGATTGTCGGTTGGGGTGCCCGCGAGCCTCAACACCCCGACCGGTTAGCCCGTGCATTCCACTCGACCGGGTGGCTCTCGGTTGCTGCGCCCCGAGGGGCGGGGTACTAACCGGGAGCAGGGCGTTCAGGTCAGCGGACCGGGGGACCGCCCGTCCGGGAACGCGCCCGGTCGGCGCCGCTCGGGTGCTTTCCCGCGCGCTCACCGGAATGCCCGCGAGGTCCTTCGGATGGGAGTGCC includes:
- a CDS encoding N-acetyltransferase, whose product is MIGTTVEATGLDAGELGAVLAEALHDSPLAEHYEPDGARRREVLELKFGAVVADWLTEPALPAVRAWLTPCRSAAAVWTHADYRPEPVEELETARWGADQIGPFGAARYERAVALAEEREPEVPHHRLRALATVPHRRRSGLASVVLEPGLRWCDEGLVPAYLWTAGDEVLPFYRMHGFDVLWTQPVAGGLRLHGLWREPVAGGVVEGRIPRSRGRSPES
- a CDS encoding cytochrome P450, whose amino-acid sequence is MPAAPTLPHPSGPPVRLEPPGERSGLTSVSVPFGAEAWLVTRREDISALQDDHRFTSAAESRPPLLPGRAVPPARERDDGDRARLRRVLADCQVPAGPDLSALRPRLLGIADTLLDGVLDAGGPADLVDRFTAPLSAEATCELVGVPYADRAVFLDWFTAFAVGGDTGRSRELVTAYTDGLVAERRARPRADLVTALVRAEPELTRGELLEVVGGVLLAGDGVATQLANCAYVLLAHPEHARLLREEPELLPLAAQELLRRVPFPPGAACARYATEDVELGGALIRAGDAVVPASAPGADALDFRREAGPAPTRHHCLGPGVVAELLEVALTALLHRVPTVRLAAEEVLDWRRDLLVRRVVRLPVTW